A genomic region of Mycobacterium senriense contains the following coding sequences:
- a CDS encoding aromatic ring-hydroxylating oxygenase subunit alpha: MARFPKPPEGSWTEHYPELGTDPVSYEDSISPEIYELEREAIFKRAWLNVGRVEQLPRKGSYLTRELKVVNTSIILVRTTSGDIKAYHNVCRHRGNKLVWNDMPQEETRGVCRQFTCKYHAWRYDLDGNLTFVQQEEEFFNLDKSRYGLVPVHCDVWEGFIFVNFAKKPEQSLREFLGPMISGLEGYPFDKMTSRWYYRSEVKANWKLYMDAFQEFYHAPVLHANQSPTAYSKAAAQAGFEAPHYRLDGPHRLVSTSGVRAWEMADEMRKPMEDICQSGLFGPWDKPDLGDMPARLNPAKCDPWGLDSFQLFPNFVILFWGQGWYLTYHYWPTSYNTHLFEGTLYFPAPRTPRERVAQELAAVSFKEYGLQDANTLEATQTMLESQVIDEFLLCDQEVLIRHLHKETAAWIDDYRRTSTAGV; encoded by the coding sequence ATGGCTCGATTCCCCAAACCGCCGGAGGGCAGCTGGACCGAGCATTACCCCGAATTGGGCACCGATCCGGTGTCCTACGAGGACTCCATCAGCCCCGAGATCTACGAGCTGGAACGCGAGGCCATCTTCAAGCGGGCCTGGCTCAATGTCGGTCGCGTTGAACAACTTCCACGCAAGGGCAGCTACCTCACCCGGGAGCTGAAAGTCGTCAACACCTCAATCATTCTGGTACGCACGACATCTGGTGACATCAAGGCCTACCACAACGTGTGCCGGCACCGCGGCAACAAGCTGGTGTGGAACGACATGCCGCAGGAAGAGACGCGCGGCGTGTGCCGGCAGTTCACCTGCAAATACCACGCCTGGCGCTACGACCTGGACGGCAACCTCACCTTTGTGCAACAGGAGGAGGAGTTCTTCAACCTCGACAAGAGTCGCTACGGCCTGGTGCCGGTGCACTGCGACGTGTGGGAGGGCTTCATTTTCGTCAACTTCGCCAAGAAACCCGAACAGTCGTTGCGAGAGTTCTTGGGGCCCATGATCTCCGGGCTGGAGGGCTACCCCTTCGACAAGATGACATCCCGCTGGTACTACCGCTCGGAGGTCAAGGCGAACTGGAAGCTCTACATGGACGCGTTCCAGGAGTTTTATCACGCGCCCGTGCTGCATGCGAACCAGTCGCCGACCGCGTACTCAAAGGCGGCGGCCCAGGCGGGTTTCGAAGCCCCGCACTACCGGCTGGACGGCCCACACCGGCTGGTCAGCACCTCAGGGGTGCGGGCCTGGGAAATGGCCGACGAGATGCGCAAACCAATGGAGGACATCTGCCAGAGCGGATTGTTCGGACCTTGGGACAAGCCGGATCTGGGCGATATGCCGGCCAGGCTAAACCCCGCGAAATGCGATCCGTGGGGGCTGGATTCTTTCCAGCTGTTCCCAAACTTCGTCATCCTGTTCTGGGGCCAGGGCTGGTATCTGACCTACCACTACTGGCCAACGTCGTACAACACACACCTCTTCGAGGGCACGCTGTACTTCCCGGCGCCGCGCACCCCCCGCGAGCGAGTGGCCCAGGAACTGGCGGCGGTGTCGTTCAAGGAATACGGGCTGCAGGACGCCAACACGCTGGAGGCAACGCAGACGATGCTTGAATCCCAGGTGATCGACGAGTTCTTGCTCTGCGACCAAGAGGTTTTGATCCGTCACCTGCACAAGGAGACCGCGGCCTGGATCGATGACTACCGTCGGACTTCCACGGCAGGAGTGTGA
- a CDS encoding long chain fatty acid-CoA synthetase Faa4p — MVGQCFDVEISRDADGWMIRIPEIGRATRAGSRATAELAARECIATWTGIPIGYVAVHVASQTS; from the coding sequence ATGGTCGGCCAGTGCTTCGATGTCGAAATCAGCCGCGACGCGGACGGATGGATGATCCGCATCCCCGAGATCGGCAGGGCCACCCGCGCCGGCAGCCGGGCCACGGCGGAGCTGGCGGCACGCGAATGCATCGCGACCTGGACCGGCATCCCGATCGGGTATGTCGCCGTGCACGTCGCCAGCCAGACCAGCTAG
- a CDS encoding aldehyde dehydrogenase, with the protein MDHQVVQVISPHTEQPIAEVDAAGPDDVDAAVAAARAALTSSPWAHSEPSERIAAIRRLADIYDRRRSEMADVITAEIGAPTSFAQRAQVGLPAFMIRAFCDLAERHRWQETRPGFFGSDVLVHKEPVGVVAAIVPWNMPQFLIVTKLVPALLAGCTVVLKPAPESPLDALLLGEMLDEAGLPPGVVSVLPGDAALGAYLVAHRGIDKVSFTGSTTAGRAVAAACAANLTKVSLELGGKSAALVLDDAAPDKVATGVRSASLSNSGQICNALTRVLVPEARHDEYVDALAAEMNGLRVGDPSDPKTQLGPLVSRRQQQRVRDYIRVGQDEGARLIVGGADMPNGLDRGWYVRPTLFAAADNAMRIAREEIFGPVITVIPYRDEEQAVEIANDSDYGLAGSVWGSDTDRALALATRIRTGTLGINQGYTMDPFAPFGGVKASGYGRELGPEGLDGYLETKSIAIAPGG; encoded by the coding sequence ATGGACCACCAGGTTGTGCAAGTCATCTCACCACACACCGAGCAACCCATCGCCGAGGTCGACGCGGCCGGACCCGACGACGTCGACGCCGCCGTCGCCGCCGCGCGCGCGGCCTTGACCTCGTCGCCCTGGGCCCACAGCGAGCCGTCGGAACGGATCGCGGCCATCCGGCGCCTCGCCGACATCTACGACCGGCGCCGCTCCGAGATGGCCGACGTCATCACCGCCGAGATCGGCGCCCCGACCAGCTTCGCCCAGCGCGCGCAGGTCGGCCTGCCCGCTTTCATGATCCGCGCGTTCTGCGACCTGGCCGAGCGACACCGGTGGCAGGAGACGAGGCCGGGGTTCTTCGGCAGTGACGTCCTGGTCCACAAAGAGCCCGTCGGCGTCGTCGCGGCGATCGTGCCCTGGAACATGCCCCAATTTCTGATCGTCACCAAACTGGTGCCGGCGCTGCTGGCCGGCTGCACCGTCGTCCTCAAGCCCGCGCCCGAAAGCCCGCTGGATGCACTACTTTTGGGCGAGATGCTCGACGAGGCGGGCCTGCCGCCCGGCGTGGTCAGTGTGCTCCCGGGCGACGCCGCGCTCGGCGCCTACCTCGTTGCCCACCGTGGAATCGACAAGGTGTCCTTCACCGGCTCCACCACGGCAGGCCGCGCCGTCGCCGCGGCCTGCGCCGCCAACCTCACCAAGGTCAGCCTCGAACTCGGCGGCAAGTCGGCGGCCCTGGTTCTCGATGACGCTGCGCCGGACAAGGTCGCCACCGGGGTGCGATCGGCCAGCCTGTCCAACAGCGGCCAGATCTGTAATGCGCTGACACGCGTGTTGGTGCCCGAAGCGCGCCACGACGAATACGTCGATGCGCTCGCCGCCGAGATGAACGGCCTTCGCGTCGGCGACCCCAGCGACCCCAAGACCCAACTCGGTCCCCTGGTGTCTCGACGCCAGCAGCAGCGCGTTCGCGACTACATCCGGGTCGGCCAGGACGAGGGGGCGCGATTGATCGTCGGCGGCGCCGACATGCCCAACGGGCTCGACCGCGGCTGGTACGTCCGACCCACCCTGTTCGCGGCCGCCGACAACGCGATGCGCATCGCACGCGAAGAGATCTTCGGACCTGTCATCACGGTCATCCCCTACCGCGACGAGGAACAGGCGGTCGAGATCGCGAACGATTCCGACTACGGACTGGCCGGATCGGTCTGGGGCAGCGACACCGACCGGGCCCTGGCACTGGCCACGCGGATCCGCACCGGCACCCTCGGCATCAACCAGGGCTACACGATGGATCCGTTTGCGCCGTTCGGCGGCGTCAAGGCGAGCGGTTACGGCCGCGAGCTCGGACCCGAAGGGCTCGACGGCTACCTCGAGACGAAATCGATCGCGATCGCGCCAGGCGGCTAG
- a CDS encoding ferredoxin: MKVSVDLDTCDGNGVCMSICHDVFDVREDGLHVLQEEPPEELRHQLVGAEVSCPTQAITVKD, from the coding sequence ATGAAGGTTTCGGTGGATCTCGACACCTGCGACGGCAACGGCGTGTGCATGAGCATCTGCCACGACGTGTTCGACGTGCGCGAAGACGGCCTGCATGTGCTGCAAGAGGAGCCGCCGGAGGAGCTGCGCCACCAGTTGGTAGGCGCCGAAGTGTCCTGTCCGACACAGGCGATCACGGTGAAGGACTGA
- a CDS encoding SDR family NAD(P)-dependent oxidoreductase yields MTRVAVVTGGASGMGEATCHELGRRGLKVAVLDVNEHAAQRVTDDLRANGVTALGAGADVTDRAAVEQAFAKVRSELGPVTVLVTSAGMFDFSPFLEISAETWSRIVDVNLTGTFHCCQVALPDMVEANWGRIVMISSSSAQRGSPFAAHYAASKGGVITLTKSLAREYAPHGITVNNIPPSGIETPMQHQGQAAGYLPSNEQMASNIPLGYLGCGADIAAAVGFLCSEEARYITGQVLGVNGGAVM; encoded by the coding sequence ATGACCAGGGTGGCGGTGGTGACCGGCGGCGCATCGGGTATGGGCGAGGCGACCTGCCATGAATTGGGCCGGCGCGGACTCAAAGTCGCGGTCCTCGATGTCAATGAGCATGCCGCGCAACGCGTCACCGACGACCTGCGCGCCAACGGTGTGACCGCGCTCGGCGCGGGCGCCGACGTCACCGATCGGGCCGCGGTGGAGCAGGCCTTCGCGAAGGTGCGCAGCGAGCTGGGCCCGGTGACGGTCCTGGTGACCAGCGCCGGCATGTTCGACTTCTCGCCGTTCTTGGAGATCAGCGCCGAAACCTGGTCGCGGATCGTCGACGTCAATCTCACCGGCACCTTTCACTGCTGTCAGGTCGCGCTGCCGGACATGGTGGAGGCGAATTGGGGGAGGATCGTGATGATCTCGTCGTCCAGCGCACAGCGCGGCTCACCGTTCGCGGCCCACTACGCGGCGTCCAAAGGCGGGGTCATCACCTTGACCAAGTCGCTGGCCCGCGAATACGCGCCGCACGGGATCACGGTGAACAACATTCCGCCCTCGGGCATCGAGACCCCGATGCAGCACCAGGGCCAGGCCGCGGGGTACCTGCCGTCCAACGAGCAGATGGCAAGCAATATCCCGTTGGGCTACCTCGGCTGCGGGGCCGATATCGCCGCGGCGGTCGGGTTTTTATGTTCGGAAGAAGCCAGGTACATCACCGGCCAGGTGTTGGGCGTCAACGGCGG
- a CDS encoding MarR family winged helix-turn-helix transcriptional regulator has translation MELTDNILWLLKQAFYYSLTTINEAMREHGVSTAQIGVLRQLANEPGLSGAELARRLLISPQGVQLALTALERRALVERKQDPQHARILRAYLTGEGRKVAETVVNDAIAAHQEVFGVLNEQEQRTLRELLGRVVEKGTGHELFNDHVDG, from the coding sequence ATGGAACTCACCGACAACATCCTGTGGCTGCTCAAGCAGGCCTTCTACTACTCGCTGACCACCATCAACGAAGCGATGCGCGAACACGGTGTGAGCACCGCCCAGATCGGTGTGCTGCGCCAATTGGCCAACGAACCAGGCTTGTCCGGCGCCGAATTGGCGCGGCGCCTGTTGATCAGCCCGCAGGGCGTACAGCTCGCGCTCACCGCGCTGGAACGCCGCGCCCTGGTGGAAAGGAAGCAGGACCCCCAGCACGCCCGCATCCTGCGGGCCTACCTCACCGGGGAGGGCCGCAAGGTCGCCGAAACGGTGGTCAACGATGCTATCGCCGCGCACCAGGAGGTGTTCGGCGTGCTGAACGAGCAAGAGCAGCGGACCCTGCGGGAATTGCTGGGCCGCGTGGTCGAAAAGGGTACCGGCCATGAGCTGTTCAACGATCACGTCGACGGCTGA
- a CDS encoding ferredoxin--NADP reductase → MGEKRVTADVGSAAVAEAGSSGVDVAALPDGFVPLRIKRVIPETRDAVSIVLDVPPGSVELFGYQAGQFLTLLVSVDGSEHRRCYSMSSAPGLGEDLQITVKRDRDGLVSNWLNDRAAPGDQLPALPPQGRFVLHDSDRELIAFAGGSGITPVFSLLRTALVSGKRTARLFYANRSRDAVIFDESLASLSEKHADRFVLHHHLDDNSGFVTPADIQAFVRDAGDADVYLCGPNEFMETVRTALSASGVPTDCLHVEHFDVNDIAAAAPPDTDVVTDEVTIVLDGVTTTAPYDPGNTLLQTARMAGLRAPSSCEIGSCGTCMARLTQGSARMINNDALEPDEVEEGWVLTCQALPTSSTVRVVYE, encoded by the coding sequence ATGGGTGAAAAGCGCGTGACTGCGGACGTCGGTTCGGCGGCGGTGGCCGAGGCCGGATCAAGCGGTGTCGACGTCGCTGCCCTGCCGGATGGCTTTGTGCCACTGCGGATCAAACGCGTGATCCCCGAAACCCGCGACGCCGTGTCGATCGTTCTCGATGTCCCGCCGGGCAGCGTGGAACTGTTCGGTTACCAAGCCGGACAGTTCCTGACGCTGCTGGTCAGCGTCGACGGCAGCGAGCACCGGCGGTGTTATTCGATGTCGTCCGCACCCGGTCTGGGCGAGGACCTGCAGATCACCGTCAAACGCGACCGCGACGGCCTGGTGTCGAATTGGCTCAACGACAGGGCCGCGCCCGGCGACCAGCTGCCCGCCCTGCCGCCGCAGGGCCGCTTCGTGCTGCACGACAGCGATCGAGAGCTGATCGCCTTCGCCGGTGGAAGCGGCATCACGCCCGTCTTTTCGCTGCTGCGCACCGCGCTGGTGTCCGGCAAGCGCACCGCGCGACTTTTCTACGCCAACCGAAGCCGTGACGCGGTGATCTTCGACGAGTCGTTGGCGTCGCTCAGCGAGAAGCACGCCGATCGCTTCGTGTTGCACCACCATCTCGACGACAACAGTGGCTTCGTCACCCCGGCGGACATCCAGGCGTTCGTCCGCGACGCCGGCGACGCGGACGTTTACCTCTGCGGGCCCAACGAATTCATGGAGACCGTGCGAACCGCCCTGTCCGCGTCGGGCGTGCCGACCGACTGCCTGCACGTGGAGCACTTCGACGTGAACGACATCGCCGCGGCGGCGCCGCCGGACACCGACGTGGTGACCGACGAGGTCACCATCGTGCTGGATGGAGTCACGACCACGGCACCCTACGATCCGGGCAACACGTTGCTGCAGACGGCCCGGATGGCGGGCCTGCGTGCCCCGTCTTCGTGTGAGATCGGTTCGTGCGGAACGTGTATGGCGCGTCTGACGCAGGGCAGTGCCCGGATGATCAACAACGACGCGCTCGAGCCGGATGAGGTGGAGGAGGGCTGGGTGTTGACGTGTCAGGCCCTGCCCACCAGTTCCACGGTGCGGGTGGTCTACGAGTGA
- a CDS encoding metal-dependent hydrolase family protein, whose product MISVLRAARWGDVVTGKIHTPAEVVIEGERITAINPQEPLPDSATVIDLGDVTLLPGLMDMELNLLIGGPGGPEGLPAPMHGVQDDPAYRTLRGAVNAHTTLEAGFTTVRNLGLMVKTGGYLLDVALQRAIDQGWHIGPRVYPAGHAVTPYGGHLDPTVFQRLAPGIMPLSVAEGIANGVPDVIACVRYQIRHGAKLIKVSASGGVMSHSTAPGAQQYSDAEFAAIADEAHRAGVRVAAHAVGDSAIQACIRAGIDCIEHGFLASDETIQMMVDHGTFLVSTTYLTDVMAIDRIAPELRKKALEVFPRAKSMLPKAIDAGVRIACGTDAPAIPHGQNAKELGALVERGMTPAQAIRAATVVAAELIEADDQLGRLAPGYLADIIAVPGDPFDDIAATFDVRFVMKNGQIYKSLTA is encoded by the coding sequence ATGATCTCCGTGCTGCGGGCGGCCCGATGGGGTGACGTCGTGACCGGCAAGATCCACACGCCCGCGGAAGTGGTGATCGAAGGCGAACGCATCACCGCGATCAATCCCCAAGAGCCGCTACCGGATTCGGCGACCGTCATCGACCTCGGCGACGTGACGCTGCTGCCGGGCCTGATGGACATGGAACTGAACCTGCTCATCGGCGGGCCCGGCGGCCCCGAAGGCCTACCGGCGCCCATGCACGGCGTACAGGACGACCCCGCGTACCGCACGCTGCGCGGCGCGGTCAACGCGCACACCACCCTGGAGGCCGGGTTTACCACGGTGCGCAATCTCGGGCTGATGGTCAAGACCGGGGGATATCTGCTCGACGTGGCGCTGCAGCGCGCCATCGACCAGGGCTGGCACATCGGGCCGCGCGTCTATCCCGCCGGCCACGCCGTCACCCCGTACGGCGGGCATCTGGACCCGACGGTGTTCCAGCGGTTGGCGCCCGGGATCATGCCACTGTCGGTGGCCGAGGGCATCGCCAACGGTGTGCCCGACGTGATCGCCTGCGTGCGTTACCAGATCCGGCACGGCGCCAAGCTGATCAAGGTCTCCGCCTCGGGCGGCGTGATGTCACACAGCACCGCGCCCGGTGCGCAGCAGTACTCCGACGCCGAGTTCGCCGCGATCGCCGACGAGGCCCACCGGGCCGGAGTCCGGGTCGCCGCACACGCCGTGGGGGACAGTGCAATACAGGCGTGCATCCGCGCGGGGATCGACTGCATCGAACACGGCTTCCTGGCCAGCGACGAGACGATCCAGATGATGGTCGACCACGGCACATTCCTGGTCTCGACCACGTATCTGACCGACGTCATGGCCATCGACCGCATCGCACCGGAGCTGCGCAAGAAAGCGCTCGAGGTGTTCCCCCGGGCAAAGTCGATGCTGCCCAAGGCGATTGACGCCGGTGTGCGCATCGCATGCGGCACGGATGCGCCGGCCATCCCGCACGGTCAAAACGCCAAGGAACTCGGCGCGCTGGTGGAACGGGGCATGACTCCCGCGCAAGCGATCCGGGCGGCGACTGTGGTGGCCGCCGAGCTGATCGAGGCGGACGACCAATTGGGCAGGCTGGCGCCCGGCTATCTGGCTGACATCATCGCCGTGCCCGGAGACCCGTTCGACGACATCGCCGCAACTTTCGACGTTCGCTTCGTTATGAAGAATGGGCAGATCTACAAGAGCCTCACGGCGTGA
- a CDS encoding NAD(P)/FAD-dependent oxidoreductase, protein MPSRQLGNVVVVGAGVAGTRAAETLRQMGYDGALTIVGAERQAPYHRPPLSKKFLTGQVHRAGVDLAPQFDMDARVLRGASALKLDMSSRTVHVRDDGRDLPLQFDGLVIASGATPREWPGGPVPDGVLMLRTVEDCLAIRNRLSSRPRVVVVGGGFIGAEVAASCRSIGLDVVLIEKASGPLLAALGKEVAPRWADLHRQHGVDLRVGVGVDGFVGKDRVEAVRLTNGSQVPADLVIVGLGVTPATDWLDGSGLRVDDGLICDATGAVEGGAGDGTVVAAGDVARWWHPLYERHLRTEHWDDAGRQGAAAARTLLAGPAGGETYDEVPYFWSDQYDVKLQMLGVPTDYDAVEIIEGNPDTWEFVGAYGRGGRTIAVLGTIPGRVYAYREAIEKRAEFPPTRPD, encoded by the coding sequence ATGCCGAGTCGCCAGCTGGGGAACGTTGTCGTCGTCGGTGCCGGCGTGGCGGGCACGCGAGCGGCGGAGACGCTGCGGCAGATGGGTTATGACGGTGCCCTGACCATCGTGGGTGCCGAGCGGCAGGCCCCTTACCATCGCCCGCCGCTGTCGAAGAAATTCCTCACCGGCCAGGTTCACCGGGCCGGTGTCGACCTGGCGCCGCAATTCGATATGGATGCGCGCGTTTTGCGCGGCGCATCCGCTCTCAAGCTGGACATGTCCTCGCGCACCGTCCACGTACGCGACGACGGCCGGGACCTGCCCCTGCAGTTCGACGGACTGGTGATCGCCAGCGGCGCGACGCCACGCGAATGGCCGGGCGGCCCGGTTCCCGACGGGGTGCTGATGCTGCGCACGGTCGAGGACTGCCTGGCCATCCGAAACCGGCTGAGTTCGCGACCGCGGGTCGTGGTCGTCGGCGGCGGGTTCATCGGTGCCGAGGTCGCCGCGAGTTGCCGGTCGATAGGCCTGGACGTCGTGCTGATCGAGAAGGCCAGCGGCCCGCTGCTGGCCGCGCTGGGCAAGGAAGTGGCGCCGCGCTGGGCCGACCTGCATCGTCAACATGGCGTGGATCTGCGGGTCGGAGTCGGTGTCGACGGATTCGTGGGCAAGGATCGGGTGGAGGCTGTTCGGCTCACTAACGGCTCGCAGGTTCCGGCCGATCTGGTCATCGTCGGCCTCGGGGTGACTCCTGCCACCGACTGGCTGGACGGCTCCGGATTGCGTGTCGACGACGGCCTGATCTGCGACGCCACGGGCGCGGTCGAAGGTGGCGCAGGCGACGGCACCGTCGTCGCCGCCGGCGATGTGGCGCGCTGGTGGCACCCGCTGTACGAGCGGCACCTGCGTACCGAGCACTGGGACGACGCGGGCCGTCAGGGTGCGGCCGCGGCCCGCACGCTGCTGGCGGGGCCGGCGGGCGGGGAGACCTACGACGAGGTGCCGTACTTCTGGTCCGACCAATACGACGTCAAGCTACAGATGCTGGGCGTCCCAACTGATTACGACGCAGTCGAGATCATCGAAGGCAATCCGGACACCTGGGAGTTCGTCGGCGCTTACGGGCGGGGCGGTCGCACCATCGCGGTGCTCGGGACGATCCCAGGCCGGGTATATGCCTATCGCGAGGCCATCGAGAAGCGCGCCGAATTTCCTCCGACCCGGCCGGATTAG